The Pungitius pungitius chromosome 21, fPunPun2.1, whole genome shotgun sequence genome includes the window GGGAGGATCCAATGACCGacccttttaaaaaataaaaaaaaactcagtcaATATTAGAAAGTCGCCTAAAGCAATTAAGCAGCAGCAACCTCAACATCCCAGTCACTTAGTCGCCTGTAAACAGATCAATTTTGCCATCAAAATCCAAAATGCTGAacttcctgcctcctcctcctcttccgctgctgctgctgtgtggattTCCACATCAACTGGTTCAAAGCGGGTGATGCATCTCACGGGAGTCTTGTGTCAAGCACGAAGTAACAAAGAATGAAGATTACTCACAACAAAAATTAAAGTAAGAAGGTGTGACTCCCAAATGCCGTGTTCCCCAACATCATCCTTTGATAGAGATGCATAGTGGAATTTCGGGGATTTTTTGCCCAATGCAGCAGTCTCTGgaacaattaaattaaattgatcTATTTTACAGCCATCAGCATTcatgcttattattatttcaaaataaaaaatggcttAAAATATAATATACCCATGAGTCTCGGCTGCCATTGTTGTATCAATCAAAGCCGTAGCAAATTCAGAATTTATGCTTTTTGTTGTAATTTAGAAACCAGTCTGCAGTCTTTGATGCTGAGCTAAATCCTGTCACAAAGCTGACATGCTCACAAAGACATGCTGAGATACTAATGTCTAGCAGAAATACGGTTTACAACGTTCACTCTCTTATTTCTGGTGTCAGCCTGCAAACTTTAACAAAACACTACTTCCACCAACATATATTTAGTGTATGAAGGAGATGACAGTTTTGATCATCAGCCAAAGtattagacaaaaaaaagaccggATGATGGTGTAAAAGGAAAAGTGACAAAATTCACCCGCAGAAGGACATGCAGTCCAAACCAAATTTCTAATAGTTTGATATATTTCAATCAAAACCACAAACTACAACCATGTGGTGGGACTAGAAAGAAATCAGGGGATTCCAAACTCATTaagattatttttcattcactGGAGCACGTCACCAGTGGAACTGAAACCACTGAATGTATACAAAACCAAACCCAGAAATGTATAGCTTTGAATTTATTAGCCCGATATAGCATTATAATAGTAAAAACATTGGTCAGCTGTTAGTCAGCTGAGCTGCTCTAGTTGCTGCTTTAAATGCGTTCTCTAAAGTCAATGGCTGCGCACATCATAGTAACATGGATAAATGAATCAAAAGATAGCAAATATCATTAACTACACTGCAtcataatatcaatatttaaagTTTCCTGCAAGAATCTAGAAAACCTGGTAACCCCTGTACGATACATCAAGACGTTATTGTATATGTTATTGTATTAAGATAAATGTGCATGAATAAAGCATGAAATCTctcaaacaataaaagaaaaaaaccttgtctTCAATGGATTGTATATTTGTTATAGTATGCATGCAGATTATGGTAGGACAaacagaaaagccccccccctctatttTTGAGAGGaaatacagggggggggggatcagaatACATAAAAGAGTAATTGATTGTAGTAGAACATTACCAAATCCCAGGATAATCCATAAAGaacataaataattaaaattgaTTTAGAGGATTCAACATGTACAGCATAGGAAGCAAAGTGGTTAAGGACAGAGGAGCAAGGGCTCCTCCTGGCGAGACCTCTCAAAGTGAACCTCACTTTTGTAATGTCCATATGTGATTGgctaaaaaaaagtaaattacacCCAAAGGTAGGACGTCGTCCCCTGTGCTTTATGCCAATCAACAACCAGAATGTAATGATGAAAACGTGGTGATTAAGTATTGATATACAAATagtaaaatcaaatcaaatacatCAAACACTACCGATTTGCAATGTCTGCCCAGCTTAAGAAATCAATGATAATATTAGTAATCAGTTTATAATGGCAGCTGTGCAATGGATGCCCCTGTTAATTTGACTAATTCGGGGAGCACTACACGTCATCTGGTTTGTTCCacagtaaaaagagaaaagtcaaaAACGCGATGACACTTATGACgtagaaaacaatgaaaactaTGTTGATTTTTTGAGCCACCCTGGTCCAGTAGttatttccttccttcctggcGTTAAGGACCCGAGTCAGCGTTTTCTCCACATCCCTCAGCTCATCTGAGATGTTCTCCAAAGCAATGGACTCCACAGTCAGTTTGCTGCTGTCGCCCTTCAGGAAGGATTCAGTAGATTATTAAAAATGAGATGTGCaacatttgattttgtgtttttctttacattatgaTTCGATTTAAAAGTGTCGGTTCATCCAAGTGATGCCTTGAACCGTTTTTGTacctattttttgtttgttttgttttataatttaGGGGAACAGATCTTCAAGATGCAACACAACCTTTACTTCTTTGGAGACTGCCAGTTGTTCGGATGGAGTTTCATCAGCAGACGTCATTTTCTTAAAATCTAAAAGAATGCGTTAGATTCAATGACAGTAGAGAATGTGAAGTTAAATCATGAATTTGTAGAATTGTGCTCTATCCCACCTGTGCAGCAGTAAGCTTAGCCCAGTTTGTCTCAACAGTACTCACTGcggctctggtcttcatctgcCCAGTTTGCTTCGGATGCAGAGTCTTTTGCTAATAGATACATCATCAACATTGTCTCCAGCAGGCTCAGCATCATCAAACCAAAAATCCCAATGCAGTAGACCGCTGAAGGGAGAAAGCATTATCAATAATGTAGATGGCTAACGGGGAGGAAGCAGTACTGTTGACGCCCATGTGACCCTCCTTACCTATGAGAGGGATCCTGTCTGAAGAGGCGGGCAGGATCTCGTTGAGGATCAGCTGCATCACAGTGACGGCGAGCAGCACGGTGACCTTGAAGCCGAGCTTCTCGCCCCCGCGGTCTGAGATCAGGAAGGAGGCCAAGTCCAGacacaagaagaacatgatgggGAGCAGGAAGTTGGCGATGTAGAGGGCAGACCGCCGCTTCATGGTGATCTGTGAAGGACGGACGAAGGTCAGTTGATGCTTGGATCTGCGAAGGctgaaaacaggaaaaacaagcTAATCGGACCCAACAAGCTGCAACTTTGAAGGAAACTTCACCTGGAAGGGGACACTACATCTCTCCAGTGAGGGAGATGGTATGAGCAGGGAGATGTGACATGgtgctgctgccttcaggtgTACTGAGGATCTACGTGAGGGTCGGACTGTTGTTCTTACTAACTTGGGCTTTTTTGAGTCACTGGGTGCTATCTGAATCAAAACTAGGTAGTCTTCTATTTCTCTATCACTCTCCGTTCTCTTTAGTTTCCTTATGTTTTGGTCTGGACAAATATTTCATAATGTATCTGTTTACTATGTTTTCCACATACCATTGTCAATTTTCCTTATGCTCTTTTACAGGTGCATATCCAGAGATACTTACAGTGTAAACAAGTACTGTTTGTTCTAGATCAAAATTGTTGACTATTTCCTCGCTGATGTTCATGTTGACAAACAGCCACTCGGACTGGGTCATCTTATCAAGAGACCAGTCCATATTCCATTTGCTGTCAGCCGAATTGTGAAGCTGCAGATCGATATCTGTTttgggagatgaaaaaaaaaataacctttaaaCTTTCCTTGCATGTTCAGGAAGGATTGCATTGTATTTGTGTTCAGGTGACATTGAAACATTCCCATTCAAACTCAAACAGTGACGAGAACACCTTAACATGGATAAGGAATTCATGAAACTGAACACAGGGTTTAGGGCTCACATGAGTGTACAATGGACTTGAAAGTCAGTCTGCAGTTCTGGACGTCAAAGGGAAATTTGTAAACTTCCATCCTGCAACTGCTGACCACCACCATGTTGCTCCGAAGGAAGACCTCTCCATCGTAGTCAAGAAGGAGATAAGGACTCACAGGGAGCTTATCAGCGTTTATCCTGAATGgtaacaaacacaaattatttAACTAAATTTCACATTGTGTATGATCTATAATATTGTCAGATATGACGAGTTTGGACCACAAAActatgtaaatgcaaaaatacttCCAACCAACTTGTCCAGGCCGCGTTGAACCAGATACAAAGAACAAAGTCTGAGTGCTCTCCATTGTGCCTGTTAACTTATAAAAAACAATACCACATCGTCTTCTTTTTAGAGATGAAAACTTCAAAATTGTAAAGAACTGAGGGAGTTTTGATCAGTACTCATGGTGACTTATGTTGATGTCAGTTTGCTGTGTTCACTGCTCTTCTCTACTTGGACTACTGTTACAATGTGCTTTAGCATTGGACGTGTTTAACTTTAACCAGAAGTCACTGTCACACCGGTCACACCACATTCTCCCTGCATATTAAAGAGTTACAGTAGACAGACAAGTGGCCAACACAAAGTccaggtaaaaaaaatcaaagtcgAAGAAAAGGTGTGGCTGATACGATTGGAAATTCTGTGCTATTGCAATAGTGTAGAAGACTGAAAAGGATAGTTATAAGTTACAAAAATtagctgaaaagaaaaaacagactcCTTTTAGTGAAATCACAactgtgaaaatgtaaatgtctacAACTTTGAAGTGGAAAGAAGCCAAACTATATGTAGCACTTTCCGTTAGTGACCCAAAATACTAAAATCAAATGGACAAAATGCATTTCAAAGTATGGTATCTTAACTTTCACCCCTGAACGAGAGTGGTTTCCCTAAATGAAATGATATTTGCCATAACACTAACATGTGTTGTGGACATGTGTGGATGGTTGAAATGAGAGTATGAGCATCCACACTCACATCTCTTCGATTGTTAGATCTGGCGTCCAAAATACATCCGAAGGGGGATAAATCTTCCAAATACCGCAGAAATCTTGAGGATTCCAATAAATTTGGAGGTCGTACCACCTCTACAGAGGAAAACATGGGAAAGTGCATTgaaacaaaagacatttgagttTTCCAAAGAAGGGAGAGGTGAGAATTAATTCAAATTGTGCTTTCTTTGCCCGAAAGAACTCACCGAAAAAACCCAAATGTGGGAAACAAATTGCTGTTTCTTTTCGTtctttgacaaaaaacaaaaacaagtaaaaagaaaGTTACATCGGGGGAACTGACATAAAACTC containing:
- the LOC134107880 gene encoding 5-hydroxytryptamine receptor 3A-like; the encoded protein is MLAGFVFLFLISGGSTSNISVQTELHGDQPNSNYDNDEGLNISTADILKPPELNGSTNQHSKYPQLQQRNYTNRNDATTTVINQKDVRNPSVRCSHRDVYKYLNLVKDNVNSKIRPSYYRSPTRVKLEMLLYAILDVNEKKQQFVSHIWVFSRWYDLQIYWNPQDFCGIWKIYPPSDVFWTPDLTIEEMINADKLPVSPYLLLDYDGEVFLRSNMVVVSSCRMEVYKFPFDVQNCRLTFKSIVHSYIDLQLHNSADSKWNMDWSLDKMTQSEWLFVNMNISEEIVNNFDLEQTVLVYTITMKRRSALYIANFLLPIMFFLCLDLASFLISDRGGEKLGFKVTVLLAVTVMQLILNEILPASSDRIPLIAVYCIGIFGLMMLSLLETMLMMYLLAKDSASEANWADEDQSRNFKKMTSADETPSEQLAVSKEGDSSKLTVESIALENISDELRDVEKTLTRVLNARKEGNNYWTRVAQKINIVFIVFYVISVIAFLTFLFLLWNKPDDV